A region of the Chlamydia felis Fe/C-56 genome:
GTTCTTAGAGCAATTACAGAACTATGTACGTAGTTTTAAAAAACAGCCGTTTTCTATAGCGGAGGACCTACAGCTTTTTGTAAGGAGTTTATACGCAGTTGAAACATCCACGCAGTTATTGTCTTTTTCTAAAATAGCAGAAACTTTCCATCCTAAAAATCGTTTAGCACGTTATCAGCCTTGCCGAGCTTTTGGTTATATCGAAGAAACCTCATGGCTTCATAATACAGAACTATTTTGTAATGTAGATATCATCTTTAATACATTGCTTCACGATCTACAATCGTACTTAAAAAAGCACTATACGTGGTGGTTATCTCCTGATGAAAGCATTTTAGCTTTAGAAGAGCTTCTACTTTCTTCAAAAGCTGAAGAAATCATAGAAACTTTAAGAAAGCGCTTCCAATTAGTATTAATCGATGAATTCCAAGATACTGATAGGAAGCAATGGAATATTTTTTCAAAACTCTTTGCAAATGAGGAATTCTCCGGATCCCTATTTCTTATAGGAGATCCCAAACAATCTATCTATGAATGGAGAAACGCAGATCTTGCTACATATCTAAAGGCTAAATCGACTTTCCCTAAAACCTCCCAGCTCCACCTCATAAATAATTACCGCTCTATACCGAAACTTATGGAGGCTGTTAACTTCCTCTTCTGTAAATGTTCACCTTTTCTAGAGATTCCTGGTTATGAACCTATAGAATACCACCCTCTATCTCCTCAAAGTTCAGAGTCTTTTGAAAATACGCAGCACTCTCCTATACATTTTTTTTCTTATAATGATGTTGCTGACCAGGCTGCATGGATTTCTCAAACAGCTTCTTATTTACAATCTACCTACGCAATTCCCTTGGGGCGCATGGCGATTTTAGTCTCAGACTCAGCGCAAGCTTTCGATCTCATCGCCCATTGCAGCATCCCCGTATCATTTTCTAAGAATAAGTCGATATTTCATCTTACAGAAACCTATCTGCTAACCTTAGCTTGGCTAGAGGCTATTCTCCATCCAGAAAGTTATGAGAAAATACAAAGAGTATTATTAAGCAGCCTATTTAGACATAATCTTCCCGAAGTTATAGAGAAGAAAGAGTTCTACTCTACTTATTTTTTCTCTCTACGCAGCTACATCTTTGATCACGGGCTCTTAGCTACCTTTTATCATTTTATGACTCTTCAAGGAGAAGCATTATTAAAAACTCCACAAGGAGATCTTACCTTCCAAGAAATGGAAAGTCTCTGTGCTTATTTAGGAACCATTTCTTCACACCCTCAACATCAGCTCCTCTATTTGCAATATTTCTCTGAAACAGGACGTTGGGAAGAAAGCTTATCTTTTTCTTCTTATTCTGAAGATTCGGAAATATTAAAAATCACCACCATTCACGCATCTAAGGGATTAGAATACGATGTTGTTTTTTGCTCAGGATTAGATAAATCCAAGAAAAACAAAAGTGCGTCAGAATGGATTAGAGAAATGTATGTCGCCTGTACACGCGCAAAAAAACAACTATTTATTCCCATCCAAAATACTTCAAGCTCACGACGCAATACTGCTCTGACTAATTATGTAAAACAAGAAGGGGTGTATAAATCTACTTCTGATTTAGCAGAAAGCTTATCAAAGGAACACCCGTTGCTTTTTTCTTTATCCAATACAAATGGGGTAGCGTCATCTGCTAGTCCTGCATATAAAATTACCCCGCCATTAGTATTTGATTTATCTCCGAGCCCCTCTAAACAAATTTTCTCTTTTTCCTCAGTAAAATTGCTATTAGACAGAGAGGGTTCTTTAGAAAATGACGTAGCAGAACCTGAGAGATCTTTAGAACTTCCTAGAGGAAGAAAAACGGGAATTCTTATTCACAAAATTCTAGAGAATATGGCTCCTAATTTTAAGATTCCTCCTTCTAAAATCCTCACGACAGTAGCGCACTTCGTTAAAAACACCCATTTAGAGGGCTATGAAGAAACTATCGCTCAAAAACTCTTTGCAACGTTTTCCTCTCCACTATCTTTTACTACGGGAACGTTTGCTTTAACGGATGTCGTTCCCGACAAGATAGTCTGTGAAGAATCCTTCCTATTTTCTCACAAAGACCAGTTATGGCAAGGTGCGCTCGACTTATTTTTCGAGCACAAGAATAGATATTACATTATAGATTGGAAAACCTCATTCTTAGGAGAAACAGCCTCAGCATACTCTCAGGAAAATCTCCTAAACTACATAAAAGAACAAAATCTCGATTATCAGGGAGCGATTTACACACACGCGGCACAACGTTTTCTTCAACAATTTGATATTAGCGACGATGTCGAAATAGGATTTGTTTTTATCCGGGGTATAGACTCTAGAGGAAATGGCTTCTTAAGCTTACCAAGTCAGAAACTATTTAATCCCACAATAAACCAAAAATATCCGGCCTATCATTAGGATTAAACTCCATAACAGGAAGAATCAAAACAGAAGATAGATTTGTTAAGTCCGAAGCCAAAGATTTTGCTTCTATTTTGTAAGAACAAGCTCCCTCTCTTGGAGGGCAAACTTTGGTAATCTCGGCAACATATAATCCTGGGGGGAAAACGCCATCTAATCCGGTTGTGATTAAAATATCCCCGGTACGCAGGCTTTTACCATCCGAAAAACAAAATCCCTCCCCATGTAAAACTAGAGTTTCATCTTTCCATAAAGGCCCACCATTTCCTGATAAAGTACCGCGTAAAAGCAGAGAATTTTCTTCGTTACATTGTATAGACGAATAAATCTCTTCTAGTTGATCAACTTTTTCATATTTATCTTTTTCAAGAATGTAGGTATCAGGGAGACGTTCTAAGTTCTTACTAAGGTCGTGAATCTGATCTTTGACTAATCGAGCTTGTATTCCTCCACGCACAGCTATTACCGAAGGTTGCATACCTACATCAGTAATCAAACGTATCCGGGATTGTTGTTCTCCCACATAATCTACAAGACCTACAAGAACTTTTCCAGATAACACTGGAGAGTTTTTCTGTATTTTTTGTTCCTTTCCTACGTTTACCCAACAAGAACTTCCCCAATGCGAGGGATCGCGGTAAATTACGCGACTAGCTATTAATTTGCGAAAATAAGGAGATAAGATTTCTGAAAATACTGAGGGTGTGTAGTTAGCAGCCTCATAAGCCTGTAGACGCTCTTCTAATACGGCAATACGATCTTTTAAAATGATGTTTTCGATATTTTGAATAGCATCATCTAGGGGAGATACCTCTGTATGTTTACAAAAAATACGCGTATACACAGCTATGAAACGCTTTTGGATATTTTCATAAAAAGGTCTTGGCAAACTCCAACACAAAACAATAATTAATGAAATGACTAAATAGACATACAACCTGTGCTTTTTATGTCGACGATAAACAACAGGACCTGTTGTTTTTATCGCGGAACGGCGTCCCTCAGGCTTTTTCATTGTACTCATTTTTCTTTGTGCTTTCGTTTTAACTCAAGATTAAACACCACTCTATCTCAACACATTTAGAGAGCATAATTAG
Encoded here:
- a CDS encoding rod shape-determining protein MreC, coding for MSTMKKPEGRRSAIKTTGPVVYRRHKKHRLYVYLVISLIIVLCWSLPRPFYENIQKRFIAVYTRIFCKHTEVSPLDDAIQNIENIILKDRIAVLEERLQAYEAANYTPSVFSEILSPYFRKLIASRVIYRDPSHWGSSCWVNVGKEQKIQKNSPVLSGKVLVGLVDYVGEQQSRIRLITDVGMQPSVIAVRGGIQARLVKDQIHDLSKNLERLPDTYILEKDKYEKVDQLEEIYSSIQCNEENSLLLRGTLSGNGGPLWKDETLVLHGEGFCFSDGKSLRTGDILITTGLDGVFPPGLYVAEITKVCPPREGACSYKIEAKSLASDLTNLSSVLILPVMEFNPNDRPDIFGLLWD
- the recB gene encoding exodeoxyribonuclease V subunit beta, with product MKPFDIFNPQTSIHGKYFLEASAGTGKTFTIEQIILRALLEGSVTRTENILAVTFTNAATNELKLRIQDNLKRALSQLKSSLSDPSQPLPPYLPEPCDVKQLYMQIRNALATIDRMAIFTIHGFCNHVLQLHFPDMQITQKNAALTHSQSIFHHIRKYLSQDLWENVLFPEQFYLLAARYNTNSKHTSFLTDKLLSSYTLQTFEHLPPKSFTLSSLQTWHNSIRSKIRDIPKEEFLEQLQNYVRSFKKQPFSIAEDLQLFVRSLYAVETSTQLLSFSKIAETFHPKNRLARYQPCRAFGYIEETSWLHNTELFCNVDIIFNTLLHDLQSYLKKHYTWWLSPDESILALEELLLSSKAEEIIETLRKRFQLVLIDEFQDTDRKQWNIFSKLFANEEFSGSLFLIGDPKQSIYEWRNADLATYLKAKSTFPKTSQLHLINNYRSIPKLMEAVNFLFCKCSPFLEIPGYEPIEYHPLSPQSSESFENTQHSPIHFFSYNDVADQAAWISQTASYLQSTYAIPLGRMAILVSDSAQAFDLIAHCSIPVSFSKNKSIFHLTETYLLTLAWLEAILHPESYEKIQRVLLSSLFRHNLPEVIEKKEFYSTYFFSLRSYIFDHGLLATFYHFMTLQGEALLKTPQGDLTFQEMESLCAYLGTISSHPQHQLLYLQYFSETGRWEESLSFSSYSEDSEILKITTIHASKGLEYDVVFCSGLDKSKKNKSASEWIREMYVACTRAKKQLFIPIQNTSSSRRNTALTNYVKQEGVYKSTSDLAESLSKEHPLLFSLSNTNGVASSASPAYKITPPLVFDLSPSPSKQIFSFSSVKLLLDREGSLENDVAEPERSLELPRGRKTGILIHKILENMAPNFKIPPSKILTTVAHFVKNTHLEGYEETIAQKLFATFSSPLSFTTGTFALTDVVPDKIVCEESFLFSHKDQLWQGALDLFFEHKNRYYIIDWKTSFLGETASAYSQENLLNYIKEQNLDYQGAIYTHAAQRFLQQFDISDDVEIGFVFIRGIDSRGNGFLSLPSQKLFNPTINQKYPAYH